TCTtaccaacaaaaataaaacaataacAATAATGTCACTGATGAAATTTCCCCAAAGGGAACAAAATACTGAATATATATGTGGAAGTAAATTCTAGAGAAGTTTCTATGCattattttccaatttttcttttttctaaaaatgccAAATTGGGTCCAACATCAAAGGTCAATACTGTGAAACACAGGGACACTATTTTCTGAACATATTTTTTCCAGCTAAAGATCAAGCCaagtttttttaataatttaaaagaGCAAAGACGGTATCTTCATAGTAGATAACATGGATTTTGCTTTTGAAACTTCATTTACCTAATTCATATAACTATGTATCTCATGAATCATGAACTGGTGAAAACATCTTCAAGAAATTTAGTCATAATAATGATTTCACTTTGCACATTAAAAccacaaaaccaaaaaaagataGAGAAGAAAAAGATACTCATATCTAATTTACTTTGACAAAGACAATAAAACCCAAAACGCAAAACACTGGAAGAAATCTGCTCATTCTTCCAATCACTTTTACCTTTATCCTTTCTCTGACAAAAACCTCAATAAACAAAAATAGGCTAAATTAGGTGAGAGAAACTGTTTATAGAAAAAAACTATGGTTTATAGTATAAATAGTAGAACACAAATAAATATTACCCGCTTTAACTACTTCTTAGAGATGTCAACTTCACGTCTTCATATTCCTTCCTGTAACAACAACTAATAATATACTCAGAAAAGTAacaccaaaaaaacaaaaaaaaaggaaaaaaaaaacatcgtCCATCAAATCCTAAATTGGGAGTGGAAgggaaaaaattaaattagaaTGATACAATAAAACTTATATTTTTCCTTACCAGTTGTTTTTCACGGGTGGCCATTTTTCCTCCTAGCTCCAAAAAAATCCAAGAAAGGCAAGAACGAAAAATGGAACAACAAAACACCAAGTAAATAAATATCTAAAAGCTAGCTAATCATCAATTATTCATCATCACAGACcatattaaaaatttttcttctaattaaaaataaaaaatcaatgaTAAAACAGAAATGAAATGGAGACATTAATCATGGAAAGAAAGGGGAAGAAAAGTACCATATCTGCAttccagaaattcacaccagaTAGTAGAGATGAAGTATTGACCTTCCCCTTCCTCATTGTTTCACAAAAGGACACGAAGGAGATGGGAAAAAAAGATTTGCTGCTTTTAGCCAAGAAAATAGaaatattaggaaaattttcagaaaaaaagaaaaaattagccCTAACTACTCAAGGGAGggaggaagatgaagaagaacaaGAGGGAGAACCGGGAGTGGAAGGGGAAGAAGATTACCAGCCATTTTCTGTCTCGAGCCCATCGTCCGTCAAATCGTAAGCACCCACTCctcagaagaagaaaaaaatctaGACCCTCCAATTAAGATTGCAATCTCTTCCAAGTACAATCAGATGCCAGAAATTAAGGGGAGACCTCTGGGTCTCATGGAAAAAATGGAGTTTTGTCCAGAAACCGGTCTTCAAGAGCTCTTGACATTGATTGATGTTGCTATGTTTTGAATGAAAgacagaaagaaagaagagggaaTTTTGTCCAGAGGATAATAGCAATAGGAACCGGCCTTTAAGAGTTGTTGGCATTGACAAATGCTCCTGTTCTTgaatgaaagagaaagaaagaaagcggAGAAAAAATTGGTTGGAGATTCATCCACATACGATGTCGTTTGGTTGAtcaaagggcaaaaaaaaaaaaaacaaaaaaggagacaaaaaaggagaagaaaaaccGGTCCAACATCAGCTCCACATCATCACCACTGACCAATCCCCACGTGCCACATGGGCGGACGACCATCCTACGTGGCAGGGGCCTTTCCCTCTTTATCTATATGGTTAATGGTTAATGGTTAAAAAGACTGGGTTAGCCTCCCGTAGTTTTCAATAATTTTCTCGACACGGGGTGATTCTCCTTTCCTCCCAAATTTGTTTagtattcaagaaaaaaaatcatagtATATTTATAAACTTAACggttattttcttttctaaagGAATTAACAGAGAAAAATGGTAGCAATAAAGGTGTAAATTTGTTTGAGTTGAGttcaaattttttaaactattaaaatttgaatttgaatttggacttgaattAGTTTTATCTTATTCAACCTTGATAGaatttaatttaatagaatTGAATTCAACTTAATCAAAATCAATCGAGTTTCAacatataaaataatatcttatataactttaaataaaaaaatatgatatcatatacacaaataaatataaaagttttaaacatatatatatatatatatttgatgctcaattaaatttgattaaaTTTGACAAGTTTTTGAACCTCAAAAATTTTTGATGGAGTAAGCTCGCAAATGTCTCCTTGAGCTTGATTTGCGTGTGCTCCATGCCAGTCCATCATGAAATTTGCCTCATTTTTGGAGTGCGTTCGACCGTTGGATTCACCGAAATCCGCGTGCAATTGCTGTCCCAGTTTGGCTGTTTGGTGCCACCGCCTCACCGGTGCCGCCAAAtggttttctttatttttctattcAAAAACTAGGTGTGCCTATCAATTATCAATCAGCAGACGCCCACAGATTACTGCTTTTACTTAGTGCCCAAATGGTTCGCATGCACGAAAAGCAAGGTTAGCAAAAACCAGAATAATAAAaaggaataatttcaaaaacctcctttGAGGTTTTGTGATAATTTCACTGGTCTCTCTTGAAGTTtataaaattacacaaaccttcAATGAGATTAAGATTTTGGTAATAAAATTAGTCCAAGTTAGAAAAGTACTTTAAAATGAGAGatgaaatttttatttcataaataccccttgtatatatatatatatatatatatatatatacaagttataatagtaaaaaaaatgaacataaataaaacataaaaacaATTAACACACACATTTCACTGCCTAAAAAGATCACATTCAATACATCAGGCAACataaataagaaataaaactacactaataatcacaaaattcaGCGAAACATACCAATCATCTTTCTTAACATAAGAATTGCTATGATTCTTATGATTTTGAGTAGAAAAAAACTTCgaattttgcctttcttttccttcatttcttttttatttccacAAAATTACTTTATAACTATCACAACATTAAGAGTTTCAAAGAAATTTTTCTCATGAACAACCTTCTTTTGCCCTATATTTTTTCCTTCTACCAAAACCTTTATTCTCACATTGTGTAAAACTGATTTCTAATTAATTACAAAAGAATGTCATTTGATATATCAATTGGcattattttgtaattgtaaGTTACCGTTTATCATTAAAGAAGTTTTCAACAATTATTTGCATTAATCAGTTACTAATAATTAATTAGTATTCTAATTACTCAATTGTTAGATATTAGTTTCTAATAAGACATAATATCTTACGATATAGGAGTAATTTATCCTCATATGAGGTAAGTAACTGGATCCACAATTCTGCTAAAGGaagtaagtgtaattttacaaatcttaggggaggtttttgaaattatccctaataaaAAAGGCTTCCATTTACCCAAATATTAATTAAATTGTTCAGTCCCTCTTTTGGCCTTTCTTCTAAgaaaaaaatactgtaataagaagaataaaaagaaaaattctatATGAAACTTCCGACGCTAAAATATGAAGCTCTACTTTTTTGTGAAGTATCTACTTTCACCTCTCCTCCATTGATCATCCCAGCTCCACGCTACTTGAGAAGCTCTGCTCTATTTCTCTTTCAGTACATACTTGCATACTACATAGactccctctctttctctctctaaaaTTTCTGCATCAGCTCAGTGATTTGCTAtcgaaaaataaaagaaggaagaaaatgcatTCAACTCATTTGCTTCTGGAAGAGCCAATTCGGATGGCTTCAATTCTTGAGCCATCAAAGCCTGTAAGCATATAGCTTTACTTGCTACTCCTTTAATAGtcactcttttttattttctttgtggGTTTTGTTTTCTCTGTCTGTTGTTTCGAATTTGAGTAGTTTTTGTTAGTTCTTCGTGTTAATTTTAGTTCCTATAAGTTTTTGATGGAAAATCAGTGGACATTATATTTTGAAGTTAATtgcttgttaatttttttttttttaattttcaaacatCGTTGTTTGCAGAATTTCTTTCCAGCAATGACGAAGATTGTTGGGACTCTGGGCCCCAAATCGCGTACTGTGGAGATCATTTCTGGCTGCCTCAAGGCCGGAATGTCTGGTATACTATCTGCCAGCTTAATCTCTGTCTTATTTCCTGGTCAAAAGCTGTTGTTTGAATTGTTAGATTGCTTTAATAGTAGTATTGCCAGAATCTTGTTGAGGTTTTCTGTGAACCTTTCAAAGGTTTTTGTGGTGATCTGTTTTGGACTGCAATAATTTGACTTTTAGTGGTAAAATGAGAGTAAGGGGGAGTGATTTCTTTCttactggtttttttttttttattgatttaatCAGATCAGATCACTTTTAAGGCACTTGAGTTAAGCTCACTAATTTCATTGTAGTGGCACGATTCGATTTCTCGTGGGGTGATACTGAATTCCACCAGGAGACTTTGGAGAACTTGAAGGTGGCTATTAAGAGTACAAAGAAGCTCTGTGCGGTAAGCTCCAATTGCTTGCAGTATATGTTGATAAGTCTGAGTACATATTATAGCTAAAATATGTTTGAAGGTTCTTtattattaagttattttgcatatttcgATTTCAAAATGGCTATGAGTAGTAACTTTGTGTGCCCCTTGCAGGTTATGCTAGATACCGTGGGTCCTGAGTTGCAAGTTGTGAACAAAACAGAGCATCCTATCTCACTCAAGGCTGAGTCCCTTGTAACACTAACCCCTGACCAAGACAAAGAGGCTTCTTCAAGTTTGCTCCCTATTAATTTCACTGGGTTACCAAAGGTAATCACTAATTATGCTACAACTTCTACCATTCAACTTACCAAGCTATGCTTTTATCCAACTTTTCAGCATAAGATGCTTGAGGATGCAtgtgattttaaaaaaaaaaaaaacagcagaaACATTGCTTATTGTTCTCAGGACTTATAATCAACTGTTAACAACACATTATAAAACCATGGTTTAACCTATGCTTAAACATACTTGTTCCAAAACTGTAGTTATATTTTCCTCTGTTTAGTTGTTGAGCTGTTTTTGGTGCAATTGGTGGATTGCATGCTCTACCACTAGTAGATTGTAGATTCATTGTTTTCATTGTTGATCCTCCCATGTTGGATGCTAGAAAATGGTGAATCAGGCGTGTGCCTGAATTGGTTACTTGGACTGGTTGCATACATGAAATTTGTACTTTCATGTAACTGCATCAGCTGCTAATTGCCAGGCCGATAGATGGCCCTTCTATCCCCTTCATGTTGGATTCTAATATAATCTTTTATATCATCCTATACAACAGGCCATATGTAATGCTATTCAatgcttttctctctctcttttttccctcCGAGGACCAGTCAAGGGACTGATAGAATTGGGCTTTACTGATTCTATGACGTTGGTTTCTCTTTTACTGAGGCCAAATTGTTCTTACAGGCAGTTAAAGCTGGAGATACTATTTTCATTGGTCAGTACTTATTCACTGGAAACGAAACGACTTCAGTGTGGCTTGAGGTAATGCTTATCTGCCTGTATATGCCTTAATTTTGTTGACttgataaaatttttaatttttactgtagcagctGATCTGTGATTTCATGGTGAAGAATCATAGAAATTGGCCAAGGGCTATCGGCCTAGTTTTCATGATTGATGCAATGCATATAAGTCACTTGTTGTGAGTGTTCGATATTGCAGGTGACTGAGGTTAAAGGTGAGGATGTTGTATGTCTTATAAAGAACTCAGCTACATTGGCTGGCTCCTTGTTCACTTTACATGTCTCTCAAATTCACATCGATCTGCCAACCCTGACTGACAAGGATAAGGAGGTACCTTaaattcttctctctttttcattcaaaaatggTAGCCTTTCAAATAGTGTGGTCCATGAGCCATACTACTATTCTTGATCACTGTGAAGGAACTGAAAAGTTATAGGGACTTTGTGTAACAAAAAGGTCCTGTTTGAACCAGTGTGCTTGTAAATCTTTGGCTAATGCTGAGACTTGTGCAAAATTGCATACTTCTTGTGACTTTAGTTTGAGGTCTTTGAGGACTGATTTCTTATTCATATATCTGCTGCAGATGTCACTCAACTATGTCTAGTTGAAAACCATTTTAGTCTAAACTAATGACATTTCTTCCAACATTTTATGTTTCTTGTCCTTTAATGCTAGAACTGCTGGTCCTGCTGGTCTCGCTGGTTATAATCAGAAACCACGTCATATTCCCATGTTTAAACCATGTGTGCGCTGCTTTACAATGTTTCATGTTCAATTTAGGTTATAAGCACCTGGGGTGTGCGAAACAACATAGACTTCCTTTCTCTGTCATACACACGGCATGCAGAAGATGTTCGACATGTAAGGTTTTATTTCTgaatttcttgtttgtttgctttTTCTACATCAAGTTGTCTCTGTCTTCCTTTCCCGTCACTTCCCAATACCTGTTGTATATATTATTGTTCTATAGTAATTCATCAAGCTCACTATGACTTATTTTGGCCTTAAAGTAAGTGTACACTTCTTATTCTCAACTATGTGGATTATTCATTTTTGACACAGGCTCGTGAATTTCTCTCTAAACTGGGTGATCTCAGTCAGACCCATATTTTTGCAAAGATTGAAAATGTAGAGGTGAGCTGTCTCCTGTGTATTCTTGAAGTACTGCTATTTGGGGCCTTATATGTTGTCTTATGtgattttcacttttttttttttaaactgtcaTTATCCTGCAGGGGTTAACTCACTTTGATGAGATCCTACAAGAAGCAGATGGCATCATCCTCTCTCGTGGAAATTTGGGAATAGATCTCCCCCCTGAGAAGGTTTGTGTTGTAATTTGAATGTTTTGTCTCGATCAATTGCAAATGGAGTATGAATTGGAAATTCTGATGTGTAATGAGAAATATTAGCTCATTTTCTCTTCGAAGTTCCCCTTAGTTTTCATATTATTTGAAAAGCAAAAGCACTGCCAGTCTTGATGGTAAAAAGTGAATCATAACTGGAAAAGGAATGGAAATTAgtgttttctcttgttttcaatgCTTGTCCATGTTCTTGTTCTAGGAATATATTCCTGATTGATACTATTTTTATGTCTTTCCAAATGCCCAGGTATTTCTATTTCAAAAAGCTGCTGTTTACAAGTGCAATATGGCTGGGAAACCTGCTGTGGTTACACGTGTTGTAGATAGTATGACTGACAACTTAAGACCCACTCGTGCCGAGGCAACTGATGTGGCCAATGCTGTATTGGATGGTGAGtttcacttatcacttatgtACTCGGTTAATTTTCATCCTTGCCCAGGTTTTTCCTTTTGGCAATCCTTGTTTGAGGTGTCCTCATCTATTCATTGTGATTGGGTCTTGGATACTCCAAGCTATAACCATTTACCTCTGTTTCAGGTAGTGATGCAATTCTTCTAGGTGCAGAGACCCTACGTGGGTTATACCCTGTTGAGACTATTTCTATTGTTGGTAAAATTTGTGCTGAGGTAGGTCTACTATGTTACTGACCTAGAAACTTGTTGGTTCAGCTACCTATCTGTTCTGCAACATCTGTGCTTTCTCCCTCCTCTAGCTGATAAAACCTAGTGCAAGCCTCTTATGAATCTTCTAGACTCCTCTAGCTGCAGTTTATAGCTTCTAGGGTTATCTCAGtttatgttgttttcttgaATGAGCTACATTCTCCTGTGATTTGAAAGTAGTGTTTCATAAGAAGTCTTTTTGCAATAGGAAGATATCAGACTTGCGTATCATGCAGCCTTCAAAGCCTTATCAATCGGAAAACTCTGTCCTAAGCTGTTCCCCTTGCACCATAGGTATGTGAAAAGTTAGAGGAAATTTTGGATCCATGTCACAAGTCCCATATGCAGTATTGCAGCATACAGGATGTGTATCATTCCTTGGTGTAATGGAGACAGCCTAGGACAGGGTTTTTTTAAGTGACTGTCATCAGCCCTGCATCAACCTATCTTTGAGGATGAACTTCTTTACGTGCTTGTATTGGTTTGTGCAATTGCAGTGCCACCTCTCCCTAATATCAAATTGCTCAATTTTTTGCTTACTTTCGCATCATTTGTCATAATTTAGAGAGCATCTTTACAATCAGATAAATCTACTTCATATGCTGTTGCAGGCTGAGAAAGCTTACAATCAAGATCTCTATTTCAAGAAAACTGTCAAGTATGTTGGAGAACCAATGACCCACTTGGAATCTATTGCTTCCTCTGCGGTATTTCTCTTAAAATTATCGGTTAGCTGTATTTACTCCGCCTAGTTTAGTTTGGATAGGCTATCTCCTTGAAATCCTTTTTAGCTTTACCGTGGCTTGGAGAACCCTGTACACATGCAAGTTTTAAATGTTACTTCTGTTAATGCAGGTTCGAGCTGCCATTAAGGTAAAAGCATCAGTTATCATTTGCTTCACTTCATCTGGAAGAGCTGCaaggtctctctctctctctctctctctctctctgtgcgCATGTCTCTGTTTTTGTGTGTGGTTTGTGAGCAAAATGTTTGGAATGCAACCTTTAACAGTTGAGAATCCTCAAAATTTGAATATTTCCAACTACAATTTGGATGTCCTGAAAAGTGCTAATATCTAGTCTGTATTAACCGATTAGAGAAGCAATTACCTATATAATTTCAACTCTTCCTTTTCAAAATTATGCAGATTGATTGCAAAATATAGGCCGACAATGCCTGTATTGTCAGTTGTTATTCCTCGGCTCAAGACGAATCAGCTCCGCTGGACATTTAGTGGTGCTTTTGAGGTACTGCATGCTGTTTGGAGATCAGCGTCCTTGGTTGCTTGTTGAATTTTAGAGTTGATACAACTTTAAAATGCCATACAAACAGCCTAGAGTTTGTGTCCCTCTTGGTATATATAGACTTACCAGAAAGAGTGCATTGCCTGGATGCTTCTGGGAATCtgatatacatacatacatacataaatatatatatatatatacacatatattttAACCATTGTTCAAATCAATGCTAGTATTCTCCATCATTTGGTAATCGGAAAGTGATATTGGTTGTTTAACCTGCTTACTGATTGGTGTACTTTCAGGCGAGGCAATCTCTTATAGTCAGAGGCCTTTTCCCTATTCTTGCAGATCCACGACATCCAGTAAGATATTTTCTTTGTTGTGGTATTTATTCTGATTGAAAATATCTTTTAGGTTTATCTGTTGCCATGCATCCCGAACATCTGATCATAACCTTTGCTTTAATTCTGATCTCCTACTGCACTTGATTGGCATGTTACTTTCAATAAAATTCTACGGATTTGAATGCCATGATTGTGCAACTTATAACCAAACTCGTTCG
This portion of the Coffea arabica cultivar ET-39 chromosome 2e, Coffea Arabica ET-39 HiFi, whole genome shotgun sequence genome encodes:
- the LOC113730724 gene encoding pyruvate kinase 1, cytosolic yields the protein MHSTHLLLEEPIRMASILEPSKPNFFPAMTKIVGTLGPKSRTVEIISGCLKAGMSVARFDFSWGDTEFHQETLENLKVAIKSTKKLCAVMLDTVGPELQVVNKTEHPISLKAESLVTLTPDQDKEASSSLLPINFTGLPKAVKAGDTIFIGQYLFTGNETTSVWLEVTEVKGEDVVCLIKNSATLAGSLFTLHVSQIHIDLPTLTDKDKEVISTWGVRNNIDFLSLSYTRHAEDVRHAREFLSKLGDLSQTHIFAKIENVEGLTHFDEILQEADGIILSRGNLGIDLPPEKVFLFQKAAVYKCNMAGKPAVVTRVVDSMTDNLRPTRAEATDVANAVLDGSDAILLGAETLRGLYPVETISIVGKICAEAEKAYNQDLYFKKTVKYVGEPMTHLESIASSAVRAAIKVKASVIICFTSSGRAARLIAKYRPTMPVLSVVIPRLKTNQLRWTFSGAFEARQSLIVRGLFPILADPRHPAESTNATNESVLKVALDHGKASGVIKPHDRVVVCQKVGDASVVKIIELED